In a genomic window of Mycosarcoma maydis chromosome 5, whole genome shotgun sequence:
- a CDS encoding putative nicotinate-nucleotide adenylyltransferase, with the protein MPRMTDSQAGPGGPSSLKFAALSVQSFHLDSPPFTGAAVGGAGPLDEAGKRLASHDADPAYHSLDSGYSQHQPQSPACNDRQSRRPGGSSPLSKAISVTSSGEDHDPYRRSMSQTRPPSQSQTLRSQDRQHNTDVKSSMAQPQSLPPNGMTTSEDAPSASNHSDPHRSNDSNGHLESRFDRDVPHWDLDEKLSSRQASSASLATLSPDKPIMRLSSTETSSAVDRPGTRRSDDFQTGSNRETLIAPNPSSHRTNSNSTSNSRTLSFSAVLDERPSYSQFSEDLDAQEDAASSAADRDEEVDGPEGLSAEFRLRDRRVPQQGQTQEDYSFPRHRLPTRMRDESKTPLVVVACGSFSPPTYLHMRIFEMAKDQIIESGKYELLAGYYSPVSDYYKKEGLAKATHRVRMCELAVEKTSTWLMVDAWESLQDEYQRTAVVLDHFHDEINGSSNGGVLLGDGTRKNVKIMLLAGGDLIQSMGEPGVWATADLHHILGQYGCLIVERTGADVWSFLLSHDLLWKYRRNLKIVKQTIYNDISSSKIRLFVRRGQSIKYLLPNSVIQYIEKEGLYRLPPDEDLKSDSEHANW; encoded by the coding sequence ATGCCGAGAATGACGGACTCGCAAGCAGGCCCGGGTGGTCCTTCGTCACTCAAATTCGCTGCGCTTTCCGTACAGAGCTTTCACCTTGACAGTCCACCCTTCACTGGAGCCGCCGTCGGAGGTGCCGGTCCGCTTGACGAAGCAGGAAAACGTCTCGCTAGTCACGACGCTGATCCTGCCTACCactcgctcgacagcgGATACTCGCAGCATCAGCCTCAAAGTCCTGCCTGCAACGACCGACAGTCGAGAAGACCAGGTGGCAGCAGTCCACTCTCTAAAGCCATCTCAGTAACATCGTCAGGCGAGGACCATGACCCATACAGACGATCCATGTCTCAAACCCGCCCACCCTCTCAATCCCAAACACTGCGCTCTCAGGATCGACAACACAACACCGACGTCAAATCTTCCATGGCTCAACCACAGTCTCTACCACCTAATGGCATGACCACCTCAGAAGATGCCCCTTCTGCCTCAAACCATTCCGACCCACATCGTAGCAATGATAGCAACGGtcatctcgaatctcgatTTGATCGTGACGTGCCTCACTGGGACTTGGACGAGAAGCTCTCGTCGCGCCAAGCAAGCTCTGCAAGTCTCGCCACTCTTTCCCCCGATAAGCCCATCATGAGACTTTCGTCAACAGAAACATCCTCTGCAGTAGACCGACCGGGAACGCGACGCTCAGACGATTTCCAAACCGGTTCCAACCGCGAAACTTTAATAGCTCCAAACCCTTCCAGCCATAGGACAAACAGCAATTCCACCAGCAACAGTCGCACGTTGTCCTTCTCAGCCGTGCTAGACGAGCGGCCATCCTATTCTCAATTCTCCGAGGACCTCGATGCGCAAGAAGATGCTGCTTCATCGGCTGCTGACAGGGATGAAGAAGTCGATGGCCCAGAGGGACTCTCTGCCGAGTTTCGCCTTCGCGATCGTCGCGTACCACAGCAAGGACAGACGCAGGAAGACTACAGTTTCCCAAGACATCGTCTGCCAACTCGCATGCGCGACGAGTCCAAGACCCCGCTCGTGGTGGTCGCATGTGGAAGCTTCTCACCACCCACGTATCTCCACATGCGCATCTTTGAGATGGCCAAGGATCAGATCATCGAGTCTGGCAAGTacgagctgctggcggGGTACTATTCGCCCGTTTCGGACTACTACAAGAAAGAAGGTCTGGCCAAAGCCACTCATCGCGTGAGGATGTGCGAATTGGCGGTGGAAAAGACATCGACATGGCTTATGGTCGACGCATGGGAGTCGTTACAGGATGAATATCAGCGAACGGCCGTTGTGCTGGATCACTTCCACGATGAGATCAACGGCTCTTCTAACGGTGGCGTTCTGCTCGGCGATGGCACGCGCAAAAATGTCAAGATCATGCTTCTCGCCGGCGGAGACCTCATTCAAAGCATGGGCGAACCCGGTGTTTGGGCTACTGCCGATCTGCACCATATTCTTGGCCAGTATGGATGTCTTATCGTCGAACGAACCGGTGCAGACGTATGGTCGTTTTTACTCTCGCACGATCTGCTTTGGAAGTATCGCCGAAATCTCAAGATCGTCAAACAGACCATCTACAACGATATCTCTTCGTCCAAGATTCGCCTCTTCGTCCGACGTGGACAGTCGATCAAGTACCTTTTGCCTAACAGCGTTATCCAGTACATTGAGAAGGAAGGGTTGTACCGGCTCCCTCCAGACGAAGACCTCAAGTCTGACTCAGAGCATGCAAACTGGTGA
- a CDS encoding putative isoleucine-tRNA ligase, protein MSCVRLAAVRGSQATTRSWLLSLYNCNASYPQSGPSRLSLGWALESPKPHQHRLTLKSRPFHSAQNRKKQARNAQESGEKSSKEFSHTLHLPSTAFSIRANAAQRDKLFYDRTCTELYQWQRARPNPSGEFVFHDGPPYANGNLHCGHALNKVLKDITNRYQVLQGKRVHFMPGWDCHGLPIETKALASMTADQRQALSPQDIRRKARKEAVKAIETQKKEFSQFGIMADWSNAATYRTLDPGYEARQLRVFGEMVRKGLIYRQYRPVYWSPSNHTALAESELEYREDHLSNAVYVAFKLTAGPKLLHKLAHQSPLAEDLHAIIWTTTPWSLPSNMAINANPDLEYSIVRSLKKQGSYYLVGSDRVEALESLPSSLFAGPDDGEPKTLGPMEEITRIRGTDLCDSVYRSPLSAPDSSPRPILMADYVTALSGTGLVHSAPAHGAEDYQIWKQQGHIERHGIFSPINDEGRYSSDILQIDKVSSKTSTLGHRLIGKEVLGEGAQEVISILKERGALVSVQTLRHKYPYDWRSKQPVIVRATAQWFANLDDIKQRAIAALKDVTFVPAGSRARLESFVLGRSEWCISRQRVWGVPIPVLYDMATDEPLMTVENIEHIASVLERKGTDYWWEADAEVFVAPPYREVGRKWRKGQDTVDVWFDSGTSWATLRDQIARDSNQTLPAKRGHIADVYLEGSDQHRGWFQSSLITAIATTPEGQKPIAPYKTVVTHGYVLDNESRKMSKSLGNVISPLHIIQGGKGADEPAYGIDVLRLWVARSDYTADPPIGSTIVHKTAETLRKLRNTARFMLANLPNTGDVPKLDRSKMRLLDRFVLQDLYQLERACAAAYESYDFAQVVRRLTEFASSTMSNLYLDVGKDSLYLDGAENERRRSMVAIIDQILRTMMGIMAPITPFLSEEIFHFLNGATKDPAEGTLSAASVFTIGWPRVDEIWNDQQAAADCRQLLKLRDTCLALIEEARQASHIKTAFEVDIDLIIQHDSPLASLLQTYNLELTELFNVALVIVTKKGQDENQGSLVTGYSEDGIKIQVRRSSRHRCRRCRTLRKEKESDRLCYRCQAVVDGLSL, encoded by the exons ATGTCGTGTGTACGACTTGCCGCGGTGCGGGGCAGCCAAGCAACAACACGGAGCTGGCTGCTTTCTCTTTACAATTGCAATGCATCATATCCTCAATCTGGACCATCAAGACTGTCGCTCGGATGGGCACTTGAGTCGCCCAAACCTCACCAACACCGACTGACCTTGAAGTCCCGACCTTTTCATTCAGCGCAGAATCGAAAGAAGCAAGCTCGCAACGCGCAAGAATCCGGAGAGAAAAGCTCAAAAGAGTTCTCGCATACTCTCCATCTTCCGAGCACCGCTTTCAGCATCCGCGCCAATGCAGCCCAACGAGACAAGCTCTTCTATGACCGTACTTGCACAGAACTCTACCAGTGGCAACGTGCAAGGCCTAACCCTTCTGGCGAATTTGTATTTCACGATGGCCCACCATACGCCAACGGTAACCTCCATTGCGGTCATGCACTCAACAAGGTTCTCAAAGACATTACCAATCGATATCAAGTGCTTCAAGGCAAGCGAGTGCATTTCATGCCGGGATGGGACTGCCACGGTCTACCCATCGAAACTAAAGCACTCGCAAGCATGACCGCGGATCAAAGGCAAGCATTATCCCCGCAGGATATCCGTAGAAAGGCACGCAAAGAAGCCGTCAAAGCCATTGAAACTCAGAAAAAGGAGTTTAGCCAGTTCGGCATCATGGCAGACTGGAGTAACGCTGCCACCTACCGTACGCTCGACCCTGGTTACGAAGCTCGACAGTTGCGCGTCTTCGGCGAGATGGTGCGTAAAGGTCTCATATACCGTCAATACCGCCCTGTGTACTGGTCGCCATCCAACCATACCGCGTTAGCCGAATCAGAGCTTGAGTACCGTGAAGATCATCTCAGCAATGCTGTCTACGTTGCCTTCAAGCTGACCGCCGGTccaaagctgctgcacaaGCTAGCCCACCAATCTCCGCTTGCAGAAGATCTACATGCCATCATTTGGACCACCACCCCATGGTCACTACCTTCCAACATGGCTATCAACGCCAATCCTGATCTCGAGTACAGCATCGTTCGATCATTGAAGAAACAAGGATCTTACTATCTTGTTGGTTCCGATCGCGTCGAAGCCTTGGAATCACTCCCGTCGAGTCTTTTTGCGGGTCCAGATGACGGTGAACCGAAGACGCTGGGGCCGATGGAGGAGATCACTCGCATCCGCGGAACTGACCTGTGCGACTCGGTCTATCGCTCGCCTTTGAGTGCGCCTGACAGCTCACCAAGACCGATCTTGATGGCCGATTACGTTACAGCACTTTCCGGAACTGGGCTCGTTCATTCGGCACCCGCCCATGGTGCGGAAGACTACCAGATTTGGAAGCAACAAGGTCACATTGAGCGACACGGGATATTTTCTCCTATCAACGATGAGGGGCGATACTCTTCCGATATTCTGCAAATCGACAAAGTGTCTAGCAAAACATCGACACTTGGTCATCGACTGATCGGTAAAGAGGTGCTCGGCGAAGGAGCGCAGGAGGTGATATCTATCTTGAAGGAACGTGGTGCTTTGGTCTCGGTACAGACACTGCGCCACAAGTATCCTTATGACTGGCGATCCAAGCAGCCAGTCATCGTGAGGGCAACTGCACAGTGGTTCGCTAATCTCGACGACATCAAACAACGAGCGATTGCGGCGCTTAAAGACGTCACCTTTGTTCCAGCTGGATCGCGTGCACGTCTCGAGTCGTTTGTCTTGGGCCGCTCGGAATGGTGCATCTCTCGACAGCGTGTTTGGGGTGTTCCCATTCCGGTGCTGTACGATATGGCGACTGATGAGCCGTTGATGACGGTCGAAAACATCGAGCACATTGCATCCGTCTTGGAAAGGAAAGGTACCGATTACTGGTGGGAAGCCGACGCCGAGGTGTTTGTTGCGCCACCGTACCGCGAAGTGGGCCGCAAATGGCGCAAGGGCCAAGACACAGTGGACGTATGGTTCGACAGCGGTACCTCGTGGGCAACGCTCCGAGACCAAATCGCTCGTGACTCCAATCAAACTTTACCTGCAAAGCGGGGCCATATCGCGGACGTCTACCTGGAAGGCTCAGACCAGCATCGTGGCTGGTTTCAGTCTTCGCTCATCACCGCCATAGCGACTACACCAGAAGGTCAGAAGCCGATTGCTCCCTACAAGACAGTCGTGACACACGGATACGTGCTCGACAATGAAAGTCGCAAGATGAGTAAGAGTCTCGGTAACGTCATATCACCCTTGCACATCATCCAAGGGGGCAAGGGGGCGGACGAACCGGCTTacggcatcgacgtctTGCGTCTGTGGGTAGCTAGAAGCGATTATACTGCTGATCCGCCAATCGGTAGCACAATCGTTCACAAGACTGCGGAGACGCTACGCAAGCTTCGAAACACCGCCCGCTTCATGCTGGCTAATCTGCCCAATACTGGTGATGTACCCAAGCTCGATCGGTCAAAGATGCGACTG CTGGACCGCTTTGTCTTGCAAGACCTTTATCAGCTTGAACGAGCGTGTGCTGCCGCGTACGAGTCTTATGATTTTGCACAGGTCGTTCGTCGGCTGACCGAATtcgccagctcgacgatgtcAAATCTATACCTCGACGTAGGAAAGGACAGCCTCTACCTTGATGGAGCTGAAAACGAGAGGCGTAGGTCGATGGTAGCAATCATCGATCAGATTCTGCGCACCATGATGGGAATCATGGCACCGATCACACCTTTCTTGAGCGAAGAAATCTTCCATTTTCTCAACGGTGCAACCAAGGATCCAGCTGAAGGCACATTGTCAGCTGCATCTGTCTTTACAATTGGCTGGCCTCGGGTTGATGAAATTTGGAATGATCAGCAGGCTGCAGCTGACTGTAGGCAGCTTCTCAAGCTGCGTGATACTTGCCTAGCACTGATTGAAGAGGCGAGACAGGCCTCACACATCAAGACCGCGTTCGAAGTCGACATTGACCTTATCATTCAACATGACTCACCACTGGCATCGCTCCTGCAGACGTACAACCTGGAGTTGACTGAATTGTTCAACGTAGCACTGGTGATCGTGACCAAGAAAGGCCAAGACGAAAATCAAGGCAGTTTGGTCACCGGATACAGCGAAGACGGGATAAAGATCCAGGTGCGACGATCTTCACGCCATCGTTGTCGGCGCTGTCGCACTCTTCGCAAGGAGAAAGAGTCAGACCGTCTCTGCTATCGCTGTCAAGCGGTTGTAGATGGGCTCTCCTTGTGA
- a CDS encoding mRNA (guanine-N7)-methyltransferase (related to RNA (guanine-N7-) methyltransferase) has product MPGYDPVRDAGGSDRSSSPPNYHSDHGSRPSPSSSTFAHRASAFHEDPSSPRRSVSDHSLRRRSDADPIHGRQSMNDGVADTSIVSPRSSTTTFPQHSRDYIRYGDQELAAAHRYEHSPRNSLHSETSVRPARRSASIADLIAASEMSEAEHDNHREAHRDSARYYEEQIADRSMSRSSSASGGFQGALPHSSSHPRIPQSLPYQFGRSERSPSMAHLLNDGTAGAISDRPRSSSHSSISSHVSHQPPQQYPTQMSPLGHPPAYAASLSASHVRDRSSTSNPAVAGSSSLNRGNSPTYAVGPQQPSLSTLNRGGSSPGLGPAHVPQPTERARYATQSVSASYGPPSRSASASYAHPSASSSPASHPPIHLQPSPSHRFAVPEVPFTRSPEHKRVPLPPSPSSMHSVHPRLSMSHVSASSWNGDEYDVPSQAGMPPPQVQASPRRGSLAGLAHQGQRYVQAAPGHSIPPTPGSLASHSGYPVTPGARSVPSHTPGTVHGHTGGDGYEESNYFPRMDDHALRGFDRLRERSSSLTSPTLRQYEQLRRGSVEYDSNIDHPFGQGDVRNPIRTPGSAIAEESILSNMHAPSALPPTAVSPSFGPQLYNSELGEDKNSVALNGRRISNEGAYDVEASHAHQTEERYSSSYDSREDTYHGSRRPHSVDPGRRYSVSHDANDVSPAISSPLRRGGTGSSGPTPDGTSAQQQDQKRPRRTSATSNTSNQHAKTTETSNAPQTEIVTEATQVDSNDDQETADAVAPLPRYAPTNRVSRPGQVMRPIGMEEINRKRAECRNPLRREWEQLHQSDSREALDEILRDFHTRLASQKDAIASSNGHEEPCLDAKKRPLGDSLEDAEEVADHYNKRREVGIHGREESPIIPLRKFNNWIKSVLVGLFARGRDPSLDGRMRARGGRILDLGCGKGGDLKKWEKVRPSGLVGADIAAVSIEQAIARHRDNNNGYPGDFFAFDCFSMALSQVIPRALLEPMFDNVTLQFCMHYAWESAEKARMMLDNVARYLRKGGVFIGTIPDSRELRDRMAARANPGDRSFGNRYYKVVFDQIERWPKFGNRYTFFLEDAVENVPEYVVDFDVFEDLAHEFGLRCIYRKNFSKIYYEESRHSEHGKLLEKMRVVDRHGTLSLDEEMWQAATLYLGFAFEKM; this is encoded by the coding sequence ATGCCCGGATATGACCCAGTTCGCGACGCCGGCGGCTCAGACCGATCCTCTTCACCTCCAAACTACCACTCTGATCACGGCTCTCGGCCGTCCCCGTCCTCATCAACTTTCGCACATCGCGCCTCAGCTTTCCACGAAGACCCATCATCTCCCAGACGAAGTGTTTCTGACCACAGTCTCAGAAGGCGCAGTGACGCCGACCCTATCCACGGTCGTCAAAGCATGAACGACGGCGTCGCCGATACATCTATCGTTTCGCCTCGTTCATCTACCACTACCTTTCCACAACATTCACGCGACTACATACGCTATGGCGATCAAGAacttgcagcagcgcatcgaTACGAGCACAGTCCTCGCAATTCATTGCATTCCGAGACATCTGTGCGGCCGGCGCGACGTAGCGCATCGATTGCCGACCTGATCGCGGCCAGTGAAATGTCGGAAGCAGAGCACGACAACCATCGTGAAGCGCATCGCGACTCTGCCCGCTACTATGAGGAACAGATCGCAGATCGCAGTatgagcagatcgagcagtGCTTCTGGTGGCTTTCAGGGTGCTTTGCCGCACAGTTCGTCTCATCCGCGGATCCCACAATCGCTTCCTTATCAGTTTGGTCGATCCGAACGCAGTCCGAGTATGGCGCATTTACTCAATGATGGTACAGCAGGTGCTATCTCCGACCGACCAAGGTCCAGCTCGCATTCATCCATCTCTTCGCATGTTTCGCACCAACCACCGCAACAGTATCCTACCCAAATGTCTCCGCTCGGCCATCCTCCGGCTTATGCAGCCTCTCTTTCAGCGTCACATGTTCGCGATCGCTCTTCGACCAGCAATCCCGCCGTCGCTGGGAGCTCTAGCCTGAATCGAGGCAACTCTCCCACATACGCCGTTGGGCCCCAGCAACCAAGTCTGTCCACACTGAATCGAGGTGGATCCAGTCCTGGTCTCGGCCCGGCGCATGTACCGCAGCCTACCGAAAGGGCTCGCTACGCCACGCAGTCAGTCTCTGCTAGCTACGGTCCTCCGTCTCGCTCGGCATCCGCCTCATATGCACATCcgagcgcctcgtcgagcccAGCGTCGCATCCACCCATTCACTTGCAGCCGTCACCGTCACACCGTTTCGCTGTACCCGAGGTGCCCTTCACTCGATCGCCTGAGCATAAACGTGTGCCCTTGCCGCCATCCCCCTCATCAATGCACAGTGTCCATCCAAGGTTGTCAATGTCTCACGTTTCAGCGTCGTCCTGGAATGGTGACGAATACGATGTACCTTCACAAGCAGGCATGCCACCACCACAGGTCCAAGCTTCGCCTCGCAGAGGCAGTCTGGCCGGCCTAGCTCATCAGGGACAGCGCTATGTGCAAGCCGCTCCTGGTCACAGCATCCCCCCGACCCCAGGCAGCCTGGCATCTCACAGCGGCTATCCTGTCACTCCGGGTGCTCGATCTGTGCCGTCACACACGCCCGGCACAGTCCACGGTCATACAGGAGGCGACGGATACGAGGAGAGCAATTACTTTCCGCGCATGGATGACCATGCTTTAAGGGGCTTTGACCGACTGCGAGAAAGGTCAAGCAGCCTGACAAGCCCGACTCTACGCCAGTATGAGCAATTGCGCCGTGGTAGTGTAGAGTATGATTCTAACATTGATCATCCTTTTGGCCAGGGCGACGTTCGCAACCCCATCCGTACGCCCGGATCAGCCATAGCGGAGGAATCGATTCTTTCAAATATGCATGCGCCTTCGGCTCTACCGCCGACTGCGGTGTCTCCCTCTTTCGGTCCGCAGCTATACAATTCGGAGCTAGGCGAAGATAAGAATTCTGTCGCTCTGAATGGACGTAGAATCAGTAACGAAGGTGCCTATGATGTCGAAGCCAGTCATGCTCACCAAACGGAAGAACGATACTCCTCCTCGTACGACTCACGGGAGGATACGTATCATGGATCGCGGCGCCCCCATTCTGTTGATCCAGGCAGGCGTTACTCTGTTAGCCACGACGCAAACGATGTCAGTCCAGCGATATCGTCCCCCCTGCGGCGAGGCGGCACTGGTAGCTCTGGTCCGACCCCCGATGGGACGtcggcacagcagcaggacCAGAAGAGGCCACGACGTACGTCGGCCACCTCGAACACATCCAACCAGCATGCGAAGACGACCGAGACTTCAAATGCACCCCAAACCGAGATCGTGACTGAAGCGACCCAAGTCgacagcaacgacgacCAAGAGACTGCTGACGCAGTTGCTCCGCTTCCCCGCTACGCGCCGACAAATCGAGTGTCGAGGCCTGGACAGGTAATGCGTCCCATCGGGATGGAAGAGATCAACCGCAAGCGTGCGGAGTGCCGTAATCCGCTACGCCGCGAATGGGAACAGCTGCACCAATCAGATAGCCGAGAAGCACTGGACGAGATCTTGCGCGACTTCCACACCAGACTCGCTTCGCAAAAAGACGCTATAGCAAGCTCCAACGGCCATGAAGAACCGTGTTTAGATGCGAAGAAGCGCCCCCTAGGAGACTCGCTCGAAGATGCTGAAGAGGTGGCGGATCACTATAACAAGCGACGAGAAGTGGGGATCCACGGCCGAGAAGAGTCGCCCATCATCCCGCTGCGCAAGTTCAACAACTGGATCAAGTCTGTGCTCGTGGGCTTGTTTGCGCGCGGACGCGACCCATCGTTGGATGGACGAATGCGAGCGCGCGGGGGACGAATCTTGGATCTCGGTTGCGGCAAGGGAGGCGATCTGAAGAAATGGGAAAAAGTGCGCCCTAGCGGTCTGGTGGGCGCCGACATTGCGGCCGTTTCGATTGAACAGGCAATCGCACGACATCGCGACAACAACAATGGATATCCGGGCGACTTTTTCGCATTCGACTGCTTTTCGATGGCACTGAGCCAAGTGATACCACGTGCGCTGCTGGAGCCCATGTTCGACAACGTGACGCTGCAATTTTGTATGCATTATGCGTGGGAGAGCGCAGAGAAGGCGAGGATGATGCTGGACAACGTAGCGCGCTACCTGCGCAAAGGAGGTGTGTTCATCGGCACGATCCCTGACAGCCGCGAGCTTCGCGATAGAATGGCTGCAAGGGCCAATCCAGGAGACCGCTCGTTCGGCAATCGATACTACAAGGTCGTCTTTGACCAAATTGAGCGGTGGCCCAAGTTTGGCAACCGATACACATTTTTCCTGGAGGACGCGGTGGAAAACGTGCCCGAATACGTGGTCGATTTCGACGTGTTCGAAGATCTGGCACACGAGTTTGGACTGCGGTGTATTTATCGGAAGAACTTTTCCAAGATCTATTACGAGGAATCGCGGCACAGCGAGCAcggcaagctgctcgaaaagaTGAGGGTGGTGGATAGACACGGCACTTTGAGTCTCGACGAAGAGATGTGGCAAGCCGCTACACTTTATTTGGGATTCGCATTTGAAAAGATGTGA